The following are encoded in a window of Rubellicoccus peritrichatus genomic DNA:
- a CDS encoding glycosyl hydrolase family 95 catalytic domain-containing protein, translating to MKRAYENKLLSWSGLSEKASWGPLTGNGKHGAALFGSEKLWKLSLDHSDVQDLRMSRKPWINAPFQEIRKAIVEKDSKRIEKFTHAFYGEDGDDTPTNLNLGCLMIHIDIDGEMTQVRESMDFASAEIIRRIMWGSSGLEMKATSISDSIMTVIELTAINGSRNIRLELQRTQFEETLEKKVNYPSSQPIKGAALGFSQMLHDGMAYAIQVFRSDGSDLNKAEISLDGGESIRLVIATAQGASVTDSVDAISCSEKDCDVLLQQNRIWWLNFWAASEVELSDKELESIWYHGVYLQACASRSGSLPITLQGVFTPDGAPGTWGGGIFSNLNTQLSYWSCCGANHPELVRPLADFLLDSRVCETMEKETREFFDLPGIAVPVSTNATGQRLQCWMPVQIWPTTGSWLCLNIWEMIRSTNDVETLKKAYPFFKKNEIFMTAYGAMAGKDYPVFAPSHSPEIFDLDPDKLWMENPTMDLWAYRKILNICIESARWLEVDFDDQKAWIEKLDLIPNYPLVQKQKWTDGSGKHDHSDPHTSFLIEAEGINTELSHRHLSQCAPIYPGDDINIDSEDPNFVADSVFQNIRRGTGLWIGYSFVWQSCLASRCELADMAMHHLKTYWRHFTSNGGLHANGETTRLGITDFNREYYDTMPLSIEASLAAPAAVNEMLFQSWRGIIRLFPALPDEIQGAFYQLRTKQGDLVSANKADGFFEACIVPASRTKLLRVSVGNSNLIECNCPYRTNKSGRTSTIDIAIEGRKDIRIQGSIKALSERGKACDPVS from the coding sequence GTGAAAAGAGCGTACGAAAACAAACTATTGAGCTGGAGCGGGCTTTCTGAGAAAGCTTCTTGGGGGCCACTAACGGGGAATGGCAAACATGGAGCAGCCTTATTCGGTTCTGAAAAACTGTGGAAACTCTCCTTGGATCATAGTGATGTCCAAGACTTGCGAATGAGTCGTAAACCATGGATCAACGCTCCGTTTCAAGAGATCCGTAAGGCGATAGTAGAGAAAGACTCAAAGCGCATTGAAAAATTCACTCATGCCTTCTATGGTGAAGATGGTGATGATACGCCCACGAACCTGAATCTGGGTTGCCTGATGATCCACATCGATATTGATGGCGAGATGACCCAGGTTCGTGAATCCATGGACTTCGCTTCTGCCGAGATAATTCGTCGGATTATGTGGGGCTCTTCTGGACTCGAGATGAAGGCTACAAGCATCTCCGACTCCATAATGACGGTGATTGAGTTAACTGCCATTAATGGGTCGCGAAACATTAGGCTTGAACTCCAGAGGACCCAGTTTGAGGAGACTTTGGAAAAGAAAGTAAACTACCCATCGTCACAACCCATTAAAGGGGCTGCATTGGGATTTTCTCAGATGCTTCACGATGGGATGGCATACGCAATTCAAGTATTTAGATCCGATGGTTCTGATCTGAATAAGGCAGAGATCAGTCTGGATGGGGGAGAGTCGATCCGCTTAGTAATCGCGACTGCTCAGGGTGCAAGTGTTACTGACTCAGTTGATGCTATTAGCTGCTCCGAAAAAGATTGTGATGTACTACTACAGCAAAATCGAATATGGTGGCTGAATTTCTGGGCTGCTTCGGAGGTTGAACTTTCCGATAAAGAGCTTGAGTCTATTTGGTATCACGGCGTTTACTTACAGGCATGTGCCTCGCGTTCGGGAAGCCTACCAATTACCCTTCAAGGTGTCTTCACCCCTGATGGAGCGCCGGGCACCTGGGGTGGAGGAATTTTCAGCAATCTGAATACTCAACTTTCTTACTGGAGTTGTTGCGGTGCGAACCATCCGGAACTCGTCCGGCCTCTTGCTGATTTCCTATTGGACTCTCGTGTCTGCGAGACGATGGAGAAGGAAACGAGGGAGTTTTTTGATCTGCCGGGAATTGCAGTGCCCGTATCGACCAACGCTACCGGACAACGATTGCAGTGCTGGATGCCTGTTCAGATATGGCCTACAACAGGCTCCTGGTTATGTCTCAACATCTGGGAAATGATCCGCTCTACCAATGACGTAGAAACATTGAAGAAAGCCTATCCATTTTTCAAAAAAAACGAAATATTCATGACCGCTTATGGAGCGATGGCTGGCAAAGACTATCCAGTATTTGCGCCGAGCCACAGTCCTGAAATCTTCGATCTGGATCCGGATAAGTTATGGATGGAAAACCCGACGATGGATCTCTGGGCTTATCGCAAGATATTAAACATCTGTATCGAAAGCGCTCGCTGGCTGGAGGTCGATTTCGATGATCAGAAAGCGTGGATCGAGAAGTTGGATTTGATTCCAAACTACCCACTCGTACAGAAACAAAAATGGACGGATGGGTCCGGGAAACATGATCATTCAGATCCGCATACAAGCTTTCTGATCGAAGCGGAAGGAATTAATACAGAGCTGTCTCACCGCCATTTGTCGCAGTGCGCCCCGATTTATCCGGGCGACGATATTAATATCGACTCAGAGGACCCGAACTTTGTTGCCGATTCTGTTTTTCAAAATATCAGACGAGGGACTGGTTTATGGATCGGCTACTCATTCGTGTGGCAGTCGTGCCTTGCTTCCCGATGTGAGCTTGCGGATATGGCAATGCATCATCTGAAAACATACTGGCGCCACTTTACAAGTAATGGAGGATTACATGCAAACGGCGAAACAACCCGCCTAGGGATAACCGATTTTAATCGAGAATATTACGACACGATGCCACTTTCCATTGAGGCGTCGCTCGCTGCACCGGCTGCGGTAAACGAAATGTTATTCCAGTCATGGAGGGGCATAATCCGGCTTTTCCCCGCACTGCCAGACGAGATACAAGGCGCATTTTATCAGCTCAGAACGAAGCAGGGGGATTTGGTTTCTGCGAATAAAGCAGATGGATTTTTCGAAGCATGCATCGTCCCTGCGTCCAGAACAAAATTGCTCCGAGTATCTGTTGGAAACAGCAACCTGATTGAATGTAACTGCCCTTACAGAACCAATAAATCCGGCCGAACATCCACAATTGATATAGCAATCGAAGGCAGGAAAGATATCCGTATCCAAGGATCAATAAAAGCGCTCAGCGAACGGGGCAAGGCGTGCGATCCTGTAAGCTGA
- a CDS encoding sodium:solute symporter family protein, whose protein sequence is MATIDWIIVVSFLLVLTTVAVRLRSYTTTVSDFLAANRCAKRYLLTAAEGAAGIGAISVVALFEVYHSAGFTPAYWELVLVPMWLVLALSGWIIYRFRQTRCLTMAQFLEVRYNRSFRVLSGFVAFIAGIVNYGIFPAVSSRFFIYSMNLPTELSILGLEVPTFALLMACMLSLALLITLCGGQIAIIVTDFIQGQLINIVFVIASIAVLMAFSWGEISDALKVAAEGASRINPFDTARAETFSFWFYLMFLFMRFYTYMCWQGTQGYNASAKNAHEARMSKIVAQWRVAVGALIPMLFAVCAYVLLTQTQFAGSAQLIQDELATIQDSQIQTQMTTPIALQYLLPIGVFGLFIAVMLAATISTDSTYLHSWGSVFLQDVVMPFRKKPFPPKLHLTLLRISIVGVAIFAFFFSLLFRQTEYIILFFQLTGALFASGAGTCIIGGLYWRKGTAAAAWSAMSTGVLLVIAGFILSRVDPEFPLNYMQIVFVTQLCSILVYMLVSLVTCKEELFDLERMLHRGKYAVSTDQIQGVTSSPSEGSALAVWLNRRLGINADFNRTDRMMYYATALLCVIMLITFFGLIVWNFTIRPSENEWLGFWLIFIYVSLAIASISTLWILIGGVSNLRDLLYDLKHMARDDSDDGFVVSKQEPSQAEAKEPGTN, encoded by the coding sequence ATGGCTACTATTGATTGGATTATCGTCGTTTCTTTTTTACTCGTGCTGACCACGGTAGCTGTACGTTTACGAAGCTATACAACGACTGTCTCAGACTTTCTTGCCGCTAATCGATGTGCGAAACGCTACCTGTTGACTGCGGCCGAAGGTGCTGCTGGCATTGGGGCTATCTCCGTCGTGGCCTTATTCGAGGTTTATCATTCTGCTGGATTTACCCCGGCCTATTGGGAGCTTGTTTTGGTGCCGATGTGGCTAGTGCTAGCCCTTTCTGGATGGATCATTTACCGTTTCCGTCAAACCCGATGCCTGACAATGGCGCAATTTCTCGAGGTTCGCTACAACCGTTCTTTTCGCGTGCTTTCCGGCTTTGTTGCCTTTATCGCCGGTATTGTAAATTACGGGATCTTTCCAGCAGTTTCATCAAGGTTTTTCATTTATTCGATGAACTTGCCCACAGAGCTTTCGATCCTCGGATTGGAAGTTCCTACCTTTGCGCTACTGATGGCATGTATGCTCTCTCTGGCACTTTTGATAACACTTTGCGGCGGCCAAATCGCAATTATCGTTACGGACTTTATTCAAGGGCAACTGATTAATATCGTTTTTGTCATCGCCTCAATCGCGGTTTTAATGGCGTTTTCCTGGGGCGAAATTAGTGATGCTTTAAAAGTTGCGGCTGAGGGTGCCTCACGGATTAACCCCTTTGATACAGCACGAGCCGAGACTTTTAGTTTTTGGTTCTACCTGATGTTTCTATTTATGCGCTTCTACACATACATGTGTTGGCAAGGGACTCAGGGATACAACGCATCCGCCAAGAACGCTCACGAGGCGCGCATGTCAAAAATCGTTGCGCAGTGGAGAGTTGCGGTTGGAGCACTTATTCCGATGCTCTTTGCGGTCTGTGCCTACGTCCTGCTGACGCAAACGCAGTTTGCTGGTTCGGCTCAACTGATACAAGACGAGTTGGCAACCATCCAAGATTCTCAGATTCAGACGCAGATGACGACGCCAATTGCACTTCAGTACCTTCTGCCAATTGGAGTTTTTGGTCTCTTTATTGCGGTCATGCTTGCCGCGACGATCTCCACGGATAGCACCTACCTCCACTCGTGGGGTAGTGTTTTCTTGCAGGACGTTGTGATGCCATTTCGTAAGAAGCCATTCCCGCCAAAGCTTCATCTGACTCTACTGCGAATATCAATTGTTGGCGTCGCGATCTTTGCCTTTTTCTTTAGTTTGCTCTTCAGGCAAACAGAGTATATTATATTGTTTTTTCAGTTGACTGGCGCATTATTCGCATCCGGCGCAGGAACCTGCATTATCGGAGGTCTCTATTGGCGTAAGGGAACCGCGGCAGCAGCTTGGTCGGCGATGTCGACGGGTGTATTACTAGTCATCGCCGGTTTTATTTTGAGCCGCGTCGATCCGGAATTTCCTCTGAACTACATGCAGATCGTATTCGTGACGCAGCTATGTTCTATCTTGGTTTATATGCTCGTCTCTTTGGTGACCTGTAAAGAAGAATTGTTTGATCTCGAGCGTATGCTTCATCGTGGCAAGTACGCGGTCTCGACCGATCAAATACAAGGCGTAACGAGCAGTCCGTCAGAAGGAAGCGCTCTAGCCGTGTGGCTAAATCGGCGACTGGGGATCAATGCGGACTTCAATCGCACAGACCGTATGATGTATTACGCTACGGCATTGCTCTGTGTGATTATGCTTATTACTTTCTTCGGCTTGATCGTATGGAATTTTACAATTAGACCAAGCGAAAATGAATGGCTCGGTTTTTGGCTCATCTTCATCTACGTAAGCTTAGCCATAGCAAGTATCTCAACACTGTGGATACTTATCGGAGGCGTCAGTAATCTTAGGGATCTGCTATACGACTTGAAACATATGGCTAGAGATGATTCGGATGATGGTTTTGTCGTCAGTAAGCAAGAGCCGAGCCAAGCGGAAGCCAAAGAGCCAGGGACAAATTAG
- a CDS encoding lysophospholipid acyltransferase family protein: MKPPKFSSLTYAAVWHGCQTIFDLLYRPEIAGIENVPADGSFILACNHASFLDPPIAGSYLPRELHYFARKTLFKGRFGKLISDLNSIPIDRDGDSDLAAFRKVFGVLKSGEAILVFPEGTRTKDGKLGEVRGGVGMLACRSQVPVLPVRIFGSFDIWSRKHKYPALSKNLGLTIGPVILPKDYDPGKADKERYQNASTRIMKEIENLKAPEISGV, from the coding sequence ATGAAGCCACCAAAATTCTCCAGTCTGACTTACGCTGCTGTTTGGCATGGCTGTCAGACGATATTCGATTTATTGTATCGTCCGGAAATCGCTGGTATTGAGAATGTTCCAGCAGATGGTTCTTTTATCCTCGCGTGCAACCATGCGAGTTTCCTGGATCCACCGATTGCAGGGAGTTACCTCCCTCGCGAACTGCATTATTTTGCTAGAAAAACACTTTTCAAGGGACGCTTCGGCAAACTGATTAGTGACTTGAATTCCATTCCAATTGATCGAGACGGAGATTCGGATCTCGCAGCATTCCGGAAAGTATTCGGAGTTCTCAAGAGCGGTGAAGCCATTCTTGTCTTTCCGGAAGGAACGCGCACCAAGGATGGCAAGCTTGGCGAAGTCCGCGGTGGCGTTGGTATGCTTGCTTGTCGCTCCCAGGTTCCAGTTCTGCCAGTAAGAATTTTTGGGAGCTTTGATATATGGAGCAGAAAGCACAAATACCCTGCACTCTCAAAAAACCTTGGCCTGACAATAGGTCCAGTTATCCTGCCCAAAGATTACGATCCTGGTAAAGCCGACAAGGAGCGCTACCAAAATGCTTCGACCAGAATCATGAAAGAGATAGAAAATTTGAAAGCTCCTGAGATCAGCGGCGTCTAA
- a CDS encoding LacI family DNA-binding transcriptional regulator, producing the protein MSRVTLKDIAKKAGVTHATVSMALRNKDQISEKTRERIQKLAKKMGYVPDPMLGRLNAYRTKSIGSAPRAAIGWINFWRNPEALNQNGVFHAYYKGACEMAQVLGYHVDSLLLHEKGMTLSRIESIMHSRNISGILIPPAERPNETSLDLKWERYSVIKFGYSMVGVNSHLITNTQFETIRLAIRKAVERGFKKIGFHMAMIGEARTGDNFLGGYLRELYSRPELKKIEPLIVETSKDAFNKPLFMDWFQKVKPDCILTQLHDVGDWLQQDGIRIPEDVAIISYALPAANGIDYSGVQQNSHIIGQEAVVWLDRLIRHGQRGIPKQPLELLVEGSWVEGKTG; encoded by the coding sequence ATGAGCCGCGTTACACTGAAAGACATTGCGAAGAAAGCAGGCGTCACACACGCAACTGTATCGATGGCGCTTCGAAACAAGGATCAGATATCTGAAAAAACCCGAGAACGAATCCAGAAACTCGCGAAAAAGATGGGTTATGTTCCGGATCCTATGCTCGGGCGGCTGAATGCCTACCGAACAAAATCAATTGGATCAGCACCGAGGGCTGCGATTGGCTGGATCAACTTCTGGCGTAATCCGGAGGCCCTAAACCAAAACGGTGTATTTCACGCTTATTATAAGGGTGCCTGCGAAATGGCTCAGGTCCTCGGATACCATGTAGACTCACTATTATTGCACGAAAAAGGTATGACACTAAGTCGCATTGAGTCTATAATGCACAGTAGAAATATCTCTGGCATTTTAATTCCTCCTGCGGAAAGACCGAATGAAACTAGCCTGGATTTAAAATGGGAACGCTACAGTGTTATCAAGTTTGGCTATAGCATGGTCGGTGTGAATTCACACCTAATTACAAATACTCAATTTGAAACCATAAGGCTAGCCATTCGCAAGGCTGTCGAGAGAGGCTTTAAGAAAATTGGTTTTCACATGGCTATGATCGGCGAAGCACGAACTGGAGACAACTTTTTGGGAGGATATCTAAGGGAGCTCTACTCCAGACCAGAATTGAAGAAAATCGAACCCTTGATCGTGGAGACGAGTAAAGACGCGTTTAATAAGCCACTCTTCATGGACTGGTTTCAAAAGGTAAAACCAGACTGCATACTCACCCAGCTACATGATGTCGGAGATTGGCTTCAGCAAGACGGCATACGCATACCCGAAGATGTTGCTATCATCAGTTATGCGCTACCCGCCGCCAATGGCATTGATTACAGTGGCGTACAACAAAATTCGCATATCATCGGTCAGGAGGCAGTGGTATGGCTCGACCGTCTCATACGCCATGGCCAGCGAGGTATTCCGAAACAACCTTTAGAGTTGCTTGTTGAAGGCAGCTGGGTCGAAGGCAAGACCGGATGA
- a CDS encoding DUF4132 domain-containing protein → MERYLKENGEFSAKQREKLEEIYDNWSIRAGDASKWAKKLGDVIFQDDRVLKLSIERNGEVFAQEFLNRYEAMDESAQNAWARLLAHAADCNSGKPTKKWEKRALELIQEVGEDRFQDCLVELLPLVDKPATQERVINYSHGYTYAYDPMSIVEPHLDALKGLAWMTGLVDCDKLTRIIGFVGVSSYKKIPGVGPRATRLGNACVWALGNIGSESALSQLAMMKVRVKFGTAQKQIEKALQKLADKIGVSTDELQEMSVPSYGLTDIGRLEEKMGDFTAILDVIGHKPVLSFLKPDGSPQKSVPASLKENFADDLKEIKGSAKDLEKMLVAQKERLDNLFLLQKKWPIALWRERYLDHPVVGILARRLIWTFSDASGVSKNGIWYENSLQGLDGETIAIKDDTTVEIWHPINSPTDEIVQWRNWLFEHLVQQPFKQAHREIYLLTDAERNTGTYSNRFASHVLKQHQYNSLCAVRGWKNRLRMMVDDEYPPTYKDLPQWGLRAEYWVEGIGDDYSDEYVVESGAFRYLATDQVRFYRADAQQVTAHAGGGGYGAGYHQELEAALSLDSIPAIVLSEILRDVDLFVGVTSVGNDPNWSDGGPEGRHQDYWQSYSFGELGESAQLRKQMLESLLPRLKIAKQCSLDGKFLIVNGTVRTYKIHLGSGNILMEPNDQYLCIVKAPTRDRKNDVFLPFEGDGKMAMILSKAFLLAADNKITDRTILTQIGNK, encoded by the coding sequence GTGGAACGTTATCTGAAAGAAAATGGTGAGTTCTCAGCTAAACAACGGGAGAAGCTCGAAGAAATATACGACAATTGGTCAATAAGAGCTGGTGATGCGAGTAAATGGGCAAAGAAACTGGGTGATGTGATTTTTCAGGATGATCGTGTCCTGAAATTATCTATAGAACGTAATGGCGAAGTTTTTGCTCAGGAATTCCTTAATCGCTACGAAGCTATGGATGAGTCTGCGCAGAATGCTTGGGCTCGTCTGCTCGCACATGCTGCTGATTGCAATTCAGGAAAGCCAACAAAGAAATGGGAAAAGCGTGCGCTAGAGTTGATCCAAGAAGTTGGCGAAGATCGTTTTCAGGATTGTTTAGTGGAATTGTTACCTCTTGTTGACAAGCCAGCAACGCAAGAAAGGGTCATTAATTATTCACATGGTTACACTTATGCATATGACCCCATGAGCATTGTGGAACCGCATCTGGACGCACTTAAGGGACTCGCTTGGATGACTGGTTTAGTGGATTGCGACAAATTAACGCGGATTATTGGATTTGTCGGTGTAAGTTCCTATAAGAAGATTCCTGGAGTCGGACCACGCGCAACGCGTCTTGGCAATGCCTGTGTTTGGGCTTTGGGAAATATTGGATCCGAAAGTGCACTTTCACAGCTTGCGATGATGAAGGTCCGTGTGAAGTTTGGGACTGCGCAGAAGCAGATCGAGAAGGCGCTTCAAAAACTGGCTGACAAGATCGGTGTGTCCACGGATGAGCTTCAGGAAATGAGTGTTCCAAGTTATGGATTAACGGATATTGGTCGCTTGGAAGAAAAAATGGGTGACTTCACTGCTATATTGGATGTTATCGGACACAAGCCTGTGCTGAGCTTCCTCAAGCCAGATGGCAGCCCACAGAAATCGGTTCCAGCCTCGCTCAAAGAGAATTTTGCCGATGATTTGAAGGAAATTAAGGGCAGTGCGAAGGATCTGGAAAAGATGCTTGTTGCTCAAAAAGAGCGGCTGGATAACCTTTTTCTGCTTCAAAAAAAATGGCCAATTGCGCTTTGGCGTGAACGCTATTTGGATCATCCAGTTGTTGGCATCTTAGCACGACGTTTGATTTGGACTTTTAGTGATGCTTCCGGAGTTTCGAAGAATGGAATTTGGTATGAAAATTCACTACAGGGACTAGACGGCGAAACCATCGCTATCAAAGACGATACGACTGTTGAGATTTGGCATCCGATTAACAGTCCTACGGATGAAATTGTTCAATGGCGCAATTGGCTTTTCGAACATTTAGTCCAGCAACCGTTTAAGCAGGCTCATCGTGAGATTTATCTGCTTACAGATGCTGAACGCAACACTGGGACATATTCGAATCGTTTTGCTTCTCATGTATTGAAGCAGCATCAATATAATAGTCTTTGCGCTGTTAGAGGTTGGAAAAATCGCTTGCGCATGATGGTTGATGATGAATATCCGCCAACCTATAAGGATTTGCCTCAATGGGGTTTAAGGGCTGAATACTGGGTGGAAGGCATTGGCGATGATTACTCAGATGAGTATGTTGTTGAATCAGGTGCCTTTCGCTATTTGGCCACCGATCAGGTGCGATTTTATCGTGCCGATGCTCAGCAAGTAACCGCACATGCGGGTGGTGGTGGTTACGGTGCTGGTTATCATCAAGAATTGGAGGCAGCCTTATCACTCGATAGCATTCCAGCTATCGTCCTTAGTGAAATTCTACGAGATGTTGATTTGTTTGTTGGAGTTACCAGTGTCGGTAATGATCCGAATTGGTCAGATGGTGGTCCTGAAGGGCGACATCAAGACTACTGGCAAAGTTATTCATTTGGTGAGCTTGGTGAGAGCGCTCAACTGCGTAAGCAGATGTTGGAGTCGCTTTTGCCACGTCTCAAAATCGCCAAGCAATGTAGCCTTGATGGCAAGTTTCTCATAGTTAACGGCACGGTGCGCACTTATAAAATACATTTAGGCAGTGGAAACATACTCATGGAGCCTAATGATCAATATCTCTGCATTGTTAAAGCACCGACACGCGATAGGAAAAATGACGTCTTTTTACCCTTTGAGGGTGATGGCAAGATGGCCATGATACTTTCTAAAGCCTTTCTACTAGCAGCAGATAACAAGATTACAGATCGAACCATTCTTACTCAAATCGGGAATAAATAA
- the arsS gene encoding arsenosugar biosynthesis radical SAM (seleno)protein ArsS (Some members of this family are selenoproteins.), with amino-acid sequence MPSVTTALATDPFASTLDALGINLRRKHPTILQLNIGRICNLTCQHCHVNAGPWRKEIMSVETIDRIVDWLAQTDIPTVDLTGGAPEMVPGFKHLIERLKSLTPSRHIIDRCNLTILLESGYEYLGEFLAKHQIEIVASMPCYCPENVNAQRGEGTFDASIEGLQLLNQLGYGRDPDLPLHLVYNPIGDKLPPEQQELEDDYKRELKEHFDIDFDRLYTITNMPISRFESYLKQNGKLAEYMQLLIDNFNPAAIDGLMCRDTISVDHLGRVYDCDFNQMLGIPAGNAPELRYLWDTDINDWSHSAIATGKHCFGCTAGAGSSCQGTTA; translated from the coding sequence TTGCCCTCAGTTACGACAGCATTAGCTACCGATCCATTTGCCTCAACACTTGATGCTCTTGGTATCAACTTACGGCGCAAGCATCCCACGATTCTACAGCTGAATATCGGCCGTATTTGCAATCTCACTTGTCAACACTGTCATGTAAACGCCGGTCCATGGCGTAAAGAAATCATGTCTGTGGAAACGATTGATCGCATTGTCGATTGGCTCGCTCAAACCGACATTCCCACGGTTGATCTAACAGGTGGCGCACCCGAAATGGTGCCAGGTTTTAAACATTTGATTGAACGACTCAAGTCGCTCACACCTTCACGTCACATTATAGATCGTTGTAACCTCACCATCCTACTGGAATCAGGCTACGAATATCTCGGCGAGTTTCTTGCTAAACATCAAATTGAAATTGTCGCATCCATGCCATGCTATTGCCCGGAGAATGTCAATGCGCAGCGTGGAGAAGGCACTTTTGATGCGTCAATCGAAGGACTTCAGTTGCTGAACCAACTCGGCTACGGACGTGATCCCGATCTACCACTGCACTTAGTTTACAATCCCATCGGCGACAAGCTACCTCCCGAGCAACAAGAGCTTGAAGACGATTACAAAAGAGAACTGAAAGAGCATTTCGACATCGATTTTGATCGTCTCTACACCATCACCAACATGCCAATCTCCCGCTTTGAGAGTTACCTAAAGCAAAACGGCAAACTTGCAGAATACATGCAATTGCTGATCGACAATTTCAATCCTGCTGCAATCGATGGACTCATGTGCCGCGACACCATCAGTGTTGATCATTTAGGACGCGTTTACGACTGCGACTTCAATCAAATGCTGGGCATACCCGCCGGCAATGCCCCTGAGTTGCGTTATCTTTGGGACACAGATATCAATGATTGGTCGCATTCCGCCATTGCCACAGGAAAACACTGTTTCGGCTGCACTGCCGGCGCAGGCTCCTCCTGTCAGGGGACTACAGCTTAA
- a CDS encoding hydroxyacid dehydrogenase, whose protein sequence is MSPPKAIFLADPVFFINGNPVDYVYGEDQKSRLAHLIDIDEAPLTYNEFKSRIDEFSSVQYIFSCWGMPALSDEDLDALPNLKFVFYASGSVTRFAAPFFNRGIQICSAVEANAKSVAEFCLGQILLSCKRTFTVNRICRQGPWIQKDIPVGKGVYGETVALIGIGAVCRHLIKLLKNFNLRIIAYSDYLDDTSAREMGIDELVDIKRAFAEGYIVSNHLPNKSYLEKIFTEEHFLSMRENSTFINTGRGQQVDESGLISSLKKRPDLTALLDVQDPEPPEQESDLYSLSNVYMTSHIAGCMNDEVQRMADWVIDDFESYLGGKPLKALVNPELSYVRA, encoded by the coding sequence ATGAGTCCACCCAAAGCAATTTTCCTGGCTGATCCGGTTTTTTTTATCAACGGTAATCCTGTTGATTATGTTTATGGCGAGGACCAAAAGAGTCGTTTGGCCCATCTGATTGATATAGATGAAGCTCCGCTGACCTACAATGAGTTTAAAAGCCGGATAGATGAATTCTCGTCGGTGCAGTATATCTTTAGTTGCTGGGGTATGCCTGCTCTGAGCGATGAAGACTTAGACGCATTACCTAACCTAAAGTTTGTTTTTTACGCAAGCGGTTCAGTCACGCGGTTTGCGGCTCCATTTTTTAATCGTGGAATCCAAATTTGCAGTGCAGTTGAAGCGAATGCCAAGTCTGTCGCTGAGTTCTGTCTAGGTCAGATACTACTTTCTTGTAAGAGAACGTTTACCGTAAACCGTATTTGCCGCCAAGGGCCTTGGATTCAGAAAGATATACCTGTGGGCAAAGGTGTATACGGCGAAACGGTTGCGTTAATTGGCATAGGTGCAGTTTGTCGGCATCTCATCAAACTCTTGAAGAACTTTAACTTACGCATAATTGCTTACAGCGATTATCTTGATGACACAAGTGCTCGGGAAATGGGAATAGATGAGCTCGTAGATATAAAGCGTGCCTTCGCTGAGGGCTACATAGTTAGTAATCATTTGCCAAATAAGTCTTATCTGGAAAAGATTTTCACCGAGGAGCATTTTCTTTCCATGCGTGAAAATTCCACCTTTATCAATACAGGTCGTGGTCAGCAGGTGGATGAATCCGGCCTCATTTCATCCTTGAAAAAACGACCTGACTTAACAGCGTTGCTAGATGTTCAAGACCCGGAACCTCCAGAGCAAGAGAGCGACCTGTATTCACTCTCGAATGTGTATATGACGTCGCACATAGCAGGTTGTATGAACGATGAGGTTCAGCGCATGGCAGACTGGGTAATCGATGACTTCGAATCCTATCTCGGCGGAAAGCCCCTCAAGGCATTAGTTAACCCTGAGCTGTCTTATGTCAGAGCGTGA